A region of Betta splendens chromosome 13, fBetSpl5.4, whole genome shotgun sequence DNA encodes the following proteins:
- the mmp23bb gene encoding matrix metallopeptidase 23bb, whose product MDPVRLLLVMPMLLMKFSIKTQQDPKESGETEKDEGPSVLGPGLAHLTSGSSSASGTFPDSFLHGTRTKRYAINPLGHKWTHHNITYRITRFPSTLNVEDTRKAISIAFTKWSDVSPLTFIEVPEGNNSVDITIGFHTFNHTDCWWSPLHPCFDGLNGELAHAFLPPRGEIHFDNHEFWILGKSRFSWKQGVWLNDLVQVAAHEIGHALGLWHSRDPEALMHPNATYTGQRNVAQDDVWGIQRLYGCLDKKRVCDPWARLGFCERRKTFMKKNCPQRCSLCFAHFLSDSAEPLEAVTTPTPSPANIKIKVVPRGKVVGFRCGTKNPRSPPKVSWYKDGEKIVTSIPGYIVMKDRDLRIVANEFNEGVYTCRVHRQGDAVSANSWAIRLKPGRPSNS is encoded by the exons ATGGACCCGGttcggctgctgctggtgatgccgatgctgctgatgaag TTCTCTATCAAAACCCAACAGGATCCAAAAGAAAGCGGAGAAACAGAGAAGGACGAAGGACCGTCCGTCCTCGGCCCTGGTTTAGCTCATCTG ACctcaggaagcagcagcgcgTCAGGAACGTTCCCCGACAGTTTCCTCCACGGAACAAGAACCAAACGCTACGCCATCAACCCGCTGGGACACAAGTGGACCCACCACAACATCACATACAG gaTCACCAGGTTCCCCAGCACCTTGAACGTGGAGGACACCAGGAAGGCCATTAGCATCGCCTTCACCAAGTGGAGCGACGTGTCTCCTCTGACCTTCATCGAGGTCCCAGAAGGAAACAACTCGGTGGACATCACCATCG gctTCCACACCTTCAACCACACTGACTGCTGGTGGTCTCCTCTCCACCCGTGTTTCGACGGTCTAAACGGAGAGCTGGCCCACGCCTTCCTGCCGCCACGAGGAGAAATTCACTTTGACAACCACGAGTTCTGGATTCTGGGCAAGTCCAGATTCAGCTGGAAACAGG GGGTGTGGCTCAACGACCTGGTCCAAGTTGCTGCCCATGAGATCGGCCACGCTCTCGGGCTGTGGCACTCCAGAGACCCTGAGGCCCTGATGCACCCGAACGCCACCTACACCGGCCAGAGGAACGTGGCCCAGGACGACGTGTGGGGCATTCAGAGGCTTTACG GTTGTCTGGATAAGAAGCGAGTGTGTGACCCGTGGGCTCGACTTGGCTTCTGTGAGCGGAGGAAGACCTTCATGAAGAAGAACTGtcctcagcgctgcagcctgtgcttcG CCCATTTCCTGTCTGACTCCGCAGAACCTCTAGAAGCTGTTACCACGCCGACCCCGTCACCAGCCAACATCAAAATCAAGGTGGTTCCACGGGGGAAGGTGGTGGGTTTCCGCTGTGGAACCAAGAACCCTCGATCTCCCCCCAAAGTCAG CTGGTACAAAGACGGGGAGAAGATCGTGACCTCCATCCCCGGGTACATCGTCATGAAGGACCGAGACCTTCGCATCGTGGCCAACGAGTTCAACGAGGGCGTCTA